One Hypanus sabinus isolate sHypSab1 chromosome 4, sHypSab1.hap1, whole genome shotgun sequence genomic region harbors:
- the LOC132393375 gene encoding capZ-interacting protein-like isoform X2, translated as MEEKPLSVAAIASKFSHKTSDTVEKDKKCPRGPIRKKPPCSLPLFGNNNSVKTESDHNGNEKQPANEACHHPKLKLKISSPHIEKLQAALLISPAALMPGAGPKSPLKPSASPFASPASTPESPGARSVSSESDGTPATGDQPKEAETLQSLHKTRARLSIKRRPPSRRFRRSISDDVGNSGSSETEQLDNSAKQEEPKQSEASEEGNDEVFIDKVQNGNTHSSAEGEAHTSPHLPADHSSEEPEQKMPSDPLSSQSQESEICTAKQDEDVKDYDIDSKITLESADKDNETSDNIVHNPAGSETVVSEMADQELKTEEVNATDIEQQIDNAEDVSSGAINNEDVISTK; from the exons ATGGAAGAAAAGCCCTTGTCAGTTGCTGCAATAGCCTCAAAATTCAGTCACAAAACCAGTGACACCGTGGAAAAGGACAAG AAATGCCCTAGAGGACCAATCCGTAAGAAGCCTCCTTGCTCGCTTCCTTTGTTTGGTAACAACAATAGTGTGAAAACTGAGAGTGATCACAATGGAAATGAG AAGCAACCTGCTAACGAAGCCTGTCATCATCCAAAGTTGAAATTGAAAATTTCCTCTCCGCACATTGAAAAGCTCCAG GCGGCCTTACTTATCTCCCCGGCTGCTCTCATGCCTGGAGCTGGTCCAAAGAGCCCTCTAAAACCCTCCGCCTCGCCTTTTGCTAGTCCAGCTTCTACTCCTGAAAGCCCTGGAGCACGCTCAGTATCCAGTGAATCAGATGGAACCCCAGCTACAGGTGACCAACCCAAAGAAGCAGAAACTTTGCAGAGTTTGCACAAG ACTCGAGCTCGTCTATCAATAAAGCGCCGCCCGCCCAGCAGGCGATTTAGAAGATCCATCTCTGATGACGTGGGGAACTCTGGCTCTTCAGAAACTGAGCAGTTGGACAACTCGGCCAAGCAAGAGGAGCCCAAACAAAGTGAAGCATCAGAGGAAGGGAATGATGAGGTTTTTATTGATAAGGTTCAAAATGGAAACACCCACTCCTCAGCTGAGGGAGAGGCTCATACTTCACCTCACCTCCCAGCTGACCATTCATCTGAAGAACCAGAACAAAAGATGCCCAGTGACCCCTTGTCTTCTCAAAGCCAGGAGTCTGAAATATGTACTGCTAAACAAGATGAGGATGTCAAAGACTAtgatattgattcaaagattacTCTGGAATCTGCAGATAAGGACAATGAGACCTCTGATAATATTGTTCATAACCCAGCAGGAAGTGAAACTGTTGTTTCTGAGATGGCTGATCAAGAACTGAAAACTGAAGAAGTAAATGCAACAGACATTGAGCAACAGATTGACAATGCTGAG GATGTATCTTCCGGAGCAATTAATAATGAGGATGTGATTTCAACCAAGTAA
- the LOC132393375 gene encoding capZ-interacting protein-like isoform X1, whose translation MSLISICVKISSIPGGQAFGDPEPTQTMEEKPLSVAAIASKFSHKTSDTVEKDKKCPRGPIRKKPPCSLPLFGNNNSVKTESDHNGNEKQPANEACHHPKLKLKISSPHIEKLQAALLISPAALMPGAGPKSPLKPSASPFASPASTPESPGARSVSSESDGTPATGDQPKEAETLQSLHKTRARLSIKRRPPSRRFRRSISDDVGNSGSSETEQLDNSAKQEEPKQSEASEEGNDEVFIDKVQNGNTHSSAEGEAHTSPHLPADHSSEEPEQKMPSDPLSSQSQESEICTAKQDEDVKDYDIDSKITLESADKDNETSDNIVHNPAGSETVVSEMADQELKTEEVNATDIEQQIDNAEDVSSGAINNEDVISTK comes from the exons GAGACCCCGAACCAACTCAAACCATGGAAGAAAAGCCCTTGTCAGTTGCTGCAATAGCCTCAAAATTCAGTCACAAAACCAGTGACACCGTGGAAAAGGACAAG AAATGCCCTAGAGGACCAATCCGTAAGAAGCCTCCTTGCTCGCTTCCTTTGTTTGGTAACAACAATAGTGTGAAAACTGAGAGTGATCACAATGGAAATGAG AAGCAACCTGCTAACGAAGCCTGTCATCATCCAAAGTTGAAATTGAAAATTTCCTCTCCGCACATTGAAAAGCTCCAG GCGGCCTTACTTATCTCCCCGGCTGCTCTCATGCCTGGAGCTGGTCCAAAGAGCCCTCTAAAACCCTCCGCCTCGCCTTTTGCTAGTCCAGCTTCTACTCCTGAAAGCCCTGGAGCACGCTCAGTATCCAGTGAATCAGATGGAACCCCAGCTACAGGTGACCAACCCAAAGAAGCAGAAACTTTGCAGAGTTTGCACAAG ACTCGAGCTCGTCTATCAATAAAGCGCCGCCCGCCCAGCAGGCGATTTAGAAGATCCATCTCTGATGACGTGGGGAACTCTGGCTCTTCAGAAACTGAGCAGTTGGACAACTCGGCCAAGCAAGAGGAGCCCAAACAAAGTGAAGCATCAGAGGAAGGGAATGATGAGGTTTTTATTGATAAGGTTCAAAATGGAAACACCCACTCCTCAGCTGAGGGAGAGGCTCATACTTCACCTCACCTCCCAGCTGACCATTCATCTGAAGAACCAGAACAAAAGATGCCCAGTGACCCCTTGTCTTCTCAAAGCCAGGAGTCTGAAATATGTACTGCTAAACAAGATGAGGATGTCAAAGACTAtgatattgattcaaagattacTCTGGAATCTGCAGATAAGGACAATGAGACCTCTGATAATATTGTTCATAACCCAGCAGGAAGTGAAACTGTTGTTTCTGAGATGGCTGATCAAGAACTGAAAACTGAAGAAGTAAATGCAACAGACATTGAGCAACAGATTGACAATGCTGAG GATGTATCTTCCGGAGCAATTAATAATGAGGATGTGATTTCAACCAAGTAA